One Methylophilus sp. TWE2 DNA segment encodes these proteins:
- a CDS encoding integration host factor subunit alpha — MTLTKADLADLLFEQVGLNKREAKDMVEAFFEEVRNALEQGDSVKLSGFGNFELRTKSERPGRNPKTGEEIPISARRVVTFHASQKLKLRVEEHYAEQPLQAQA; from the coding sequence ATGACACTCACAAAAGCTGACTTGGCCGATTTGTTGTTTGAACAAGTCGGGCTGAACAAGCGTGAAGCCAAGGACATGGTAGAAGCGTTTTTCGAAGAAGTCCGTAATGCACTGGAACAAGGTGACAGCGTCAAGCTGTCTGGTTTTGGTAACTTTGAATTGCGTACTAAATCCGAGCGTCCTGGCCGCAACCCAAAAACTGGCGAAGAAATTCCAATTTCTGCACGTCGTGTAGTGACTTTCCACGCCAGCCAAAAATTAAAATTGCGCGTAGAAGAACACTACGCCGAACAACCTTTGCAAGCACAAGCCTGA
- a CDS encoding MerR family transcriptional regulator, which produces MLDTQKVTLPPIPAKRYFTIGEVSELCGVKPHVLRYWEQEFTQLKPVKRRGNRRYYQHHEVLLIRKIRELLYEQGFTISGARNRLDGVDEKAEKPRTTQEVASTPRANAPSLMSEEIQFPAVDVVALREQIQQILQLLKVPT; this is translated from the coding sequence ATGCTAGACACGCAAAAAGTCACCTTGCCGCCTATCCCTGCCAAACGCTATTTCACGATTGGTGAAGTCAGCGAGTTGTGTGGGGTCAAGCCGCACGTATTGCGTTATTGGGAGCAGGAGTTTACGCAACTCAAACCCGTCAAGCGTCGTGGCAATCGCCGCTACTACCAGCATCATGAGGTTTTACTGATTCGCAAGATCCGTGAATTGCTGTACGAGCAAGGCTTTACTATCAGTGGCGCCCGTAACCGCCTGGATGGTGTGGATGAAAAGGCAGAAAAACCACGTACTACCCAAGAAGTTGCTTCAACACCTCGTGCAAATGCGCCATCTCTCATGTCTGAAGAGATCCAATTCCCGGCCGTGGATGTGGTAGCCCTCAGAGAACAAATTCAACAGATCCTGCAACTCCTCAAAGTACCCACCTA